The DNA segment TCGCAGGGAACGCCATGCATAAAAGATGAACCCCAGGGAGTAGCTCAGTCCCCCGATGACCGCCCAGAGGATGAACCCCGGGGGTGATTGTCGAAGAAAGGGCCCAAGGACAAAGACGATCAACCAGCCCATGGGCAGATAGAGGGCATCAACAATGAGGGGCAACTTCTTCATGACGAAGAGTTTCATACACAAACCGATAATCGCAATTGCCCACACCACGCCGAAGAGCCACCAGCCCGCCGCACCCCGAAGGATCACCAAACTGAGGGGTGTGTAGGTACCGGCAATGAGCAGGTAAATCGCCCCATGGTCCAGACGTTCAAGACGCTGGCGGATCCTGGGAAAATCAGCGAAGCCATGGAGGAGAGCCGATGATAGATAGAGGATTATCTGGGTTGTCCCATAGATACTGAAGCTTACATACTTCCAGGGGTCAGGGTTTTCTCCGGTGACAATGAGGAGAACAACCAAGCCGGCGATGGAAAGACCCGCGCCAATTGCGTGGGTTAGACTGTTGAAGATTTCTTCCATGGCTGAAAGGCCGTCGGGGGTTGATGCGGTACGGTTCATAGGATGCCAAGGATACCTGAAAAACCGAGGTTTGTCATTCAGGGAGAAAACAACCTAGGACGAAAAAATAGGGGAGTGCAGCCTGCCGCCCCACTCCCCCGCGCTTCTACTCGTCCTCGGGCTCTTCTTCCTGTGTCTTCCGTTTATTCATTATAGAACCCAGAACCTTCAATTTTAGGTACCCTAAAAAGACTACCCCGAGTGCTATAAGCACCCACCAATACCATGCCATATCTAGCTCCTTTCCACCGCCCCAATCACCGGGGGCGGAGTTTTTTTC comes from the Spirochaeta lutea genome and includes:
- the trhA gene encoding PAQR family membrane homeostasis protein TrhA, which codes for MNRTASTPDGLSAMEEIFNSLTHAIGAGLSIAGLVVLLIVTGENPDPWKYVSFSIYGTTQIILYLSSALLHGFADFPRIRQRLERLDHGAIYLLIAGTYTPLSLVILRGAAGWWLFGVVWAIAIIGLCMKLFVMKKLPLIVDALYLPMGWLIVFVLGPFLRQSPPGFILWAVIGGLSYSLGFIFYAWRSLRFAHVIWHLFVLAGSVSFYLGYAMYVAR